A window of the Nocardia sp. NBC_01329 genome harbors these coding sequences:
- a CDS encoding A/G-specific adenine glycosylase — MEPGAIDSGTLIDWYTRAARDLPWRRPEVSAWQILMSEIMLQQTPVSRVEPIWREWVQRWPVPSAMAAASAGEVLRAWGKLGYPRRALRLHECAQVLAAEHGDAVPDDVEILLGLPGIGAYTARAVACFAYGQRVPVVDTNVRRVVARAVHGRGEAGNPATRDLRETEALLPGRVDRAAVFSAALMELGATVCTARTPDCTRCPLPRCAWVAAGRPVTESTRRTQKYEGTDRQARGRLLDVLRAAPAPVERVRLDLAWTRDPGQRDRALDSLLVDGLIEQTDDGRFALAGEG, encoded by the coding sequence ATCGAACCCGGCGCGATCGACTCCGGCACGCTGATCGACTGGTACACCCGCGCGGCCCGGGATCTGCCGTGGCGGCGGCCCGAGGTGAGCGCCTGGCAGATTCTGATGAGCGAGATCATGCTGCAGCAGACACCCGTATCGCGAGTGGAACCGATCTGGCGTGAGTGGGTGCAGCGCTGGCCGGTGCCCTCGGCCATGGCGGCGGCGAGCGCGGGCGAGGTACTCCGGGCCTGGGGCAAACTCGGCTATCCGCGCCGCGCCCTGCGACTTCATGAATGCGCGCAGGTGCTGGCCGCCGAGCACGGTGACGCGGTGCCCGACGATGTGGAGATACTTCTCGGACTGCCCGGGATCGGCGCGTACACCGCGCGCGCGGTCGCCTGTTTCGCCTATGGACAGCGGGTACCGGTGGTGGACACCAATGTGCGCAGGGTGGTGGCGCGAGCCGTGCACGGTCGCGGTGAGGCCGGTAATCCGGCCACGCGCGATCTGCGGGAGACCGAGGCGCTGTTGCCGGGACGGGTCGATCGGGCGGCGGTGTTCTCGGCAGCGCTGATGGAACTCGGCGCGACGGTGTGCACCGCGCGGACCCCGGATTGCACGCGCTGTCCACTGCCGCGCTGTGCGTGGGTCGCCGCGGGCCGGCCGGTCACCGAATCGACGCGCCGCACGCAGAAGTACGAGGGCACGGACCGGCAGGCACGCGGGCGGCTCCTCGACGTACTGCGGGCCGCGCCCGCACCGGTGGAACGTGTCCGGCTGGACCTCGCCTGGACTCGGGACCCCGGCCAGCGCGACCGCGCGCTGGATTCACTGCTGGTCGACGGGTTGATCGAACAGACCGACGACGGACGGTTCGCGCTGGCAGGCGAGGGCTGA
- a CDS encoding alpha/beta fold hydrolase, with product MLHDEGGAGAPILLLHGLMGSARTWQDQVVWLRDHGRVFTFDAAGHGRPAPDELATDAFVADLAEATSGIAEPMTVIGHSMGGLHGWVFAATYPSRVRALVVEDMAADFTGRTAAHWAAMVEAWPQPFPDEEALLAHFGPVAGRYFLNSFERGADGYRLHGEVATFRAISEEWGTRSFWPEWGRLTVPTLLLEGEYTITPAGQMRRMAELHPAAEHVLIPEAGHLVHDDQPARYRVEVERFLARPRRTAVER from the coding sequence GTGTTGCACGACGAAGGTGGGGCCGGGGCCCCGATACTGCTGCTGCACGGACTGATGGGCAGTGCCCGGACCTGGCAGGACCAGGTCGTATGGCTGCGTGACCACGGCCGGGTGTTCACTTTCGACGCCGCCGGCCACGGGCGGCCTGCTCCGGACGAACTCGCCACCGACGCGTTCGTCGCCGATCTCGCCGAAGCCACCTCGGGTATCGCCGAGCCGATGACCGTGATCGGCCATTCGATGGGCGGCCTGCACGGATGGGTTTTCGCGGCCACGTATCCGAGCCGGGTGCGCGCGCTGGTGGTCGAGGATATGGCCGCCGATTTCACCGGGCGTACGGCCGCGCACTGGGCCGCGATGGTCGAAGCGTGGCCGCAGCCCTTCCCCGACGAGGAAGCGCTGCTGGCGCATTTCGGGCCGGTCGCGGGACGCTACTTCCTGAATTCGTTCGAGCGCGGCGCGGACGGCTATCGGTTACACGGGGAGGTGGCCACTTTCCGGGCTATCTCGGAGGAATGGGGCACCCGCTCGTTCTGGCCGGAATGGGGGCGGCTCACCGTGCCCACCCTGCTGCTCGAGGGCGAATACACGATCACCCCGGCGGGCCAGATGCGCCGGATGGCCGAACTGCATCCCGCTGCCGAGCACGTCTTGATACCCGAGGCCGGGCATTTGGTGCACGACGATCAGCCGGCGCGCTACCGGGTCGAGGTCGAGCGTTTCCTCGCCCGGCCCCGGCGGACCGCCGTCGAGAGATGA
- the mhuD gene encoding mycobilin-forming heme oxygenase MhuD, whose product MAVVKINAIEIPEGAGPELEKRFAHRAHAVENSPGFLGFQLLRPTAGENRYFVVTQWDSEESFAAWRDGPAKEAHAGQQNKPVATGASLLEFEVVLDVAGKPAS is encoded by the coding sequence ATGGCTGTTGTGAAGATCAATGCGATCGAGATCCCCGAGGGCGCGGGTCCGGAGCTGGAGAAGCGGTTCGCCCACCGCGCGCACGCGGTCGAGAACTCCCCCGGGTTCCTCGGCTTCCAGTTGTTGCGGCCCACCGCCGGGGAGAACCGGTACTTCGTCGTCACCCAGTGGGATTCCGAGGAGTCCTTCGCGGCGTGGCGCGACGGCCCGGCCAAGGAGGCACACGCCGGGCAGCAGAACAAACCTGTCGCCACCGGCGCCTCACTGCTGGAATTCGAGGTAGTGCTCGATGTAGCGGGTAAACCCGCCTCCTGA
- a CDS encoding CbtB domain-containing protein, whose protein sequence is MAIAHVPSRAADTSATVLVTVGVVLLALLTLYLVGFDQGAVSRSGMFVHELMHDGRHLLGVPCH, encoded by the coding sequence ATGGCCATAGCCCATGTCCCGAGCAGGGCCGCCGACACATCGGCGACAGTGCTCGTCACCGTCGGAGTCGTCCTGCTGGCGTTGTTGACGCTGTATCTGGTCGGGTTCGACCAAGGTGCCGTATCGCGCAGCGGAATGTTCGTGCACGAGCTCATGCACGACGGTCGCCATCTGCTGGGTGTTCCATGCCATTGA
- a CDS encoding CbtA family protein, translating into MPLSGSFGALLLRGLLAGLIAGLLAGVVGNFVGEPAVDAAIAIEEAAAPPAEHSHDSGVAHEVSTEHTHGDEAVVSRPWQRFGQFLASALAGMAFGVIVATAAHYVRRFSSLSGGRLVLGLGLAGWVAVVAVPFFKYPANPPAVGDPETINDRTLLWVAAVVLGLVAVAVGGYLWKALRAQPESFRLIAAVAGFGLVVTVGYVLLPGVNEVGADFPATLLWEFRAASLAVSTTLWVSIGLAFAALTEWSTRRSTAVPEVAATPG; encoded by the coding sequence ATGCCATTGAGCGGATCCTTCGGTGCTCTGTTGCTCCGTGGTCTGCTCGCCGGTCTGATCGCCGGTCTCCTCGCGGGGGTCGTCGGCAATTTCGTCGGTGAACCCGCGGTCGACGCTGCCATCGCCATCGAGGAGGCGGCGGCTCCCCCCGCGGAGCATTCCCACGATTCCGGCGTCGCGCACGAAGTGAGCACCGAACATACGCATGGGGACGAGGCCGTGGTGAGCAGGCCCTGGCAGAGGTTCGGGCAGTTCCTCGCGAGCGCTCTGGCGGGTATGGCGTTCGGCGTGATCGTCGCGACCGCGGCGCATTACGTCCGGCGGTTCAGCTCGTTGTCCGGCGGGCGGCTCGTGTTGGGACTCGGCCTGGCCGGGTGGGTCGCGGTGGTCGCGGTGCCGTTCTTCAAGTACCCGGCGAACCCACCGGCGGTGGGCGATCCGGAGACGATCAACGACCGAACCCTGCTGTGGGTGGCCGCGGTGGTGCTGGGTCTGGTGGCCGTCGCGGTCGGTGGTTACCTCTGGAAAGCGCTGCGGGCGCAGCCGGAATCCTTCCGGCTGATCGCCGCGGTGGCGGGTTTCGGACTCGTCGTCACAGTCGGTTACGTACTACTGCCCGGGGTGAACGAAGTGGGCGCCGATTTCCCCGCGACGTTGTTGTGGGAGTTCCGGGCCGCCTCGCTGGCGGTATCCACCACGTTGTGGGTGAGTATCGGACTCGCTTTCGCCGCACTCACCGAATGGAGCACTCGCCGTAGTACGGCGGTACCGGAGGTCGCTGCTACGCCCGGGTGA
- a CDS encoding OsmC family peroxiredoxin: protein MPTRTARTAWTGGLQDGSGQVELVSSGVGKYEVSFPKRSADDADGTTSPEELIAGAHSSCYAMALSNEIAQVGGTPQSLDVSAAVTLGPDPAGGFRISRIALTVRGRVSGLDEAGFAAAAAAAKAGCPISKALSGVDDITLDAALES from the coding sequence ATGCCCACACGTACCGCGCGCACCGCATGGACCGGTGGTCTGCAGGACGGCTCCGGCCAGGTCGAGCTGGTCAGCTCGGGGGTCGGCAAGTACGAGGTGTCCTTCCCCAAGCGGTCGGCCGATGACGCCGACGGTACGACCAGCCCCGAAGAGTTGATCGCCGGTGCGCATTCGTCCTGCTACGCGATGGCGCTGTCGAACGAGATCGCCCAGGTCGGTGGTACGCCGCAGAGCCTGGACGTATCGGCCGCAGTCACCCTGGGCCCCGATCCGGCGGGCGGTTTCCGGATCAGCCGGATCGCGCTGACGGTGCGCGGCCGGGTGTCCGGGCTCGACGAAGCCGGTTTCGCGGCCGCGGCGGCCGCCGCGAAGGCAGGCTGCCCGATCAGCAAGGCGCTGAGCGGAGTGGACGACATCACACTCGACGCCGCCCTGGAATCCTGA
- a CDS encoding SRPBCC family protein, which produces MVDQQVRVPDLSTRPHELTVERVMTASPDLLYLAWTQGFDIWFAEPSSVRMRPEVNEPFYFETLHEGRIRPHYGRFIRLEPGRLVEMTWVTGAGGTEGAETVVRVEFVKQPRGIRLRLRHSGFTDEAARDRHREAWPAALARLDERTAAPG; this is translated from the coding sequence ATGGTCGACCAGCAAGTGCGTGTACCGGACCTGTCCACACGGCCGCACGAACTCACCGTGGAGCGTGTGATGACCGCGTCACCCGATCTCCTGTATCTGGCGTGGACTCAGGGGTTCGATATCTGGTTCGCGGAGCCGTCTTCGGTCCGGATGCGGCCCGAGGTGAACGAACCGTTCTATTTCGAGACCCTGCACGAGGGGCGTATCCGCCCGCACTACGGCCGCTTTATCCGCTTGGAACCGGGACGACTGGTCGAAATGACCTGGGTAACCGGTGCCGGGGGTACCGAGGGTGCGGAAACCGTGGTCCGGGTGGAGTTCGTCAAACAGCCGCGCGGTATCCGGCTGCGGTTGCGGCACAGCGGTTTCACCGATGAGGCCGCACGCGACAGGCACCGGGAGGCGTGGCCCGCGGCACTGGCCCGTCTCGACGAACGCACCGCTGCGCCGGGCTGA
- a CDS encoding sensor histidine kinase has product MTSWQVVLLLGWPALAVALVEVVRHRRMLVRARQALDTAERTVAQQQGELEARAERLLIARELHDVVGHNLSLINVQAGMALQQVENKSAKAAGTVAEIKSTSRNALEDVQALRHAIQAVEPAPGAPAQTAADRAVSDREDRPPDREKRSRRGGFGRRERPGSDRSTRSAEDRAHPPAAAVAPGPPPREPDPTMSDLDELLRKPRTAGLTVHTRVLGTPDSLPAAIDDAATQIVRESLANVVRHAPGSEATVTVRYTADSVDLTVDNTRPTGRPEYAGPTRGMGIIAMREHTHALGGALTAGPKPSGGFRVAARLPSRPLRIAIDPDARPRTRKGLGDNGSREIAAPVAVTAEPRRNALGPDGSDPGTSQ; this is encoded by the coding sequence ATGACGAGCTGGCAGGTGGTCCTGCTACTGGGTTGGCCGGCATTGGCCGTGGCACTGGTCGAGGTGGTGCGGCATCGCCGCATGCTCGTCCGAGCCCGGCAGGCGCTGGACACCGCCGAACGCACTGTCGCACAGCAGCAGGGGGAACTCGAGGCGCGCGCGGAGCGCCTGCTGATCGCACGCGAACTGCACGATGTGGTGGGGCACAACCTGTCCTTGATCAATGTGCAGGCCGGGATGGCCCTCCAACAGGTGGAGAACAAATCGGCCAAAGCCGCCGGCACCGTGGCCGAGATCAAATCGACCAGCCGCAACGCGCTCGAGGATGTACAGGCACTGCGCCATGCGATCCAGGCCGTGGAGCCCGCTCCCGGGGCCCCCGCGCAGACCGCCGCGGATCGCGCCGTGAGCGACAGGGAAGACCGTCCACCCGATCGTGAAAAACGGTCCCGTCGTGGTGGTTTCGGACGCCGAGAACGGCCGGGCAGTGACCGTTCGACACGGAGCGCGGAGGACAGGGCGCACCCACCGGCCGCCGCGGTCGCGCCGGGCCCACCGCCCCGTGAACCCGATCCCACCATGTCCGATCTCGACGAACTGCTGCGCAAACCGCGGACGGCTGGTTTGACTGTCCACACCCGAGTGCTGGGGACTCCCGATTCCCTGCCCGCGGCGATCGACGACGCCGCGACCCAGATCGTCCGGGAATCCCTCGCCAATGTCGTACGTCATGCCCCTGGCTCCGAAGCCACCGTGACCGTGCGCTACACCGCCGATTCCGTGGACCTCACCGTCGACAACACCCGTCCCACCGGCAGACCCGAATACGCCGGGCCCACTCGCGGTATGGGGATCATCGCCATGCGCGAACACACACACGCTCTCGGCGGAGCGCTGACCGCGGGTCCCAAACCCAGTGGCGGCTTTCGAGTGGCAGCACGGCTACCGAGCCGTCCGCTCCGGATAGCTATCGACCCGGATGCCCGGCCGCGCACCCGCAAAGGCCTCGGCGACAACGGTTCTCGCGAAATCGCGGCCCCGGTTGCGGTGACCGCCGAGCCGCGCCGGAACGCGCTCGGCCCTGACGGTTCCGACCCTGGCACATCGCAATGA